In Rhodopirellula sp. P2, the DNA window TCCGGTCGCTGGGATCACCAACCTTCACAACCATGTGGTGGATGGCTGCGTCAGTGGTCACTGCGATTGCATGTACATGGTCAACACCTACCGCTGGGACTTTCCGATGGTTGCGGCCTTGGTGGCGCCGCGTCCGCTGTTGATCTCCAACACGGACCGCGACCCGATTTTTCCGCTCGACGGCGTGGTCGATTTGCACGCCAAGGTTCGCAAGATCTACGAACTGTACGGAGCGGAGAAGAACCTCGGATTGCAAATCACCTCGGGGCCACACCAAGACACTCAAGAGCTACGGATTCACGCGTTTCGTTGGCTGAACCGTCATCTTCGTGGCGATGAATCGCTGATCGAGAAGGTGGCAACCAAGCTGTTTGAACCAAAGCAATTGAAGGTCTTTGCTGAGCTGCCCGAGGATGAACGCGTGACCACGATTCACGAAACCTTTGTCCCCAAAGCATCGATCGAAGACTCACCGAAGACACCGGACGAGTTGGTTGCCGCCACCAAGGATTGGAAGCATCAGCTGCGGACCAAGACGTTTGCAGGTTGGCCTGAGGAGGCCGCCTCTCCGGAACTGGAGGTGGTCTCGAAAGTTCAACGCGAGGACGCCGAGGTCACGTTCGCGGAATACGCCAGTCAGTCACCTTATCGCTTGCCATTGATTGTCGTGCGTCCAACCAAAACAGCGGGCAATCAACCCTTGGAGCCATCCAGCACAGGTGATTCCGTGGACGTGATCGTGTTGGACCAAGCGGGCTGGGAACGAGCCTCCTCCGGATTGGCGGTGGTGGCACCCGAGCGTTTTGTTGGCATTCAACCTGACGCTGCAGCCTGGAAACAATTGACGACCTCCGGCCGCCCGAGCGTCTTGGTGGTTCCGCGTGGTGTGGGGCCAACGGAGTGGTCACGCGATGAACGTGATCGGACTCATCTTCGTCGCCGATTCATGTTGTTGGGACAAACCGCGGCAGGAATGCAGATTTACGATGTGGTCCGCGCGTTGGAGGTGTTGAACCAGAACCAGAACCAGAACCAGAACCAGAACCAGAACCAGAACCAGAACCAGAACCAGAACCAGAACCAGAACCAGAACCAGAACCAGAACCAGAACCAGAACCAGAACCAGAACCAGAACCAGAACCTGTTGGCGGTGGCCGGTCCTTGGAACTTGAGTGGAAGTGGCGACGCGGCGTTCTTCGCTCTGCATGCTTCGCTGTGGTCGGATTCCATCGCGAAGCTTCCATTGACGGACTTGCCCACCTCGAATCGCGAATCTCCCGACTTGCTCAACGTCAGCCGAATTGCTGATTTGTCTCAGCTTCTGATGATGGCCACCGGACGCGTTTCCGAGGTCTCGGTCGGTGGCAGCACCGAGGCTGAGTGGCGGAAACAAGCGGAATCACAACCGCTTCTTTCTGGCGTTATCTGGGGGCAACCTTGAAGACTGGACGAACTGATTGCGGAGCTGAGTGACGGCGGATCGTGTCGGCTGAGTCGTATCAGGAGCCAATCCCATGCGAAAATTCATGCTACTTGTTGCTGTCTTCTCAGCATTCTTTCCGCGTCACTTGTCCGCTTGTCTGTGGGACCAGGACACGCTCGCGATGGAACGACGAGTGTTCCCGGGAGCTCATGAATTGATGGCTGGCAACTGGAAGAAGGCCGGGAGCACATTCGGAAGGCCATTGCGATCAACCCGGACGCCCACTTTGGTCGTGAAATCTATCAGCAGTTTCTGGTGGAGTACTTGATTGAGAAGCAGCGTCCTTCCAAGCAATTGCCGATTTCGGAGGAGAGTGATTGGTGGAATGTCGGTTTCACTCCCTTTGTGTTGGACGCTCGGAAACCCGCGAAGGATGACGTTCTGGAGGAGATTCAAGCGGCTGCCAAAGGGGTGATGGGCATGATGCGTTTTGGCAATCATGATTCACCCGTGTTGCTGGAGGCACTTGGCGATCTGCTGCTTGCAGATGACAGCCGATGAAGACTGAAAGCAGTTGGCCACTCGAGCCTATTTGAGAGCATCCATGGAAGTGGATGCTCCAGAGGCCG includes these proteins:
- a CDS encoding alpha/beta hydrolase family protein, encoding MRMPVWVALATVCCLLNCHLGPGCLAAEPSAVESSDGDQLVAEYFEQQTRQLSEQSLADIETLEDWTSRREMYRQQLLDMIGLNPMPARSELHTTVTGEVRKDDVIVEKLHFQSLPGLYVTANLYRPAEIDEPLPAVLYVCGHGRVVEDGISYGNKVHYQHHGAWFARNRYVCLVIDTIQLGEIEGIHHGTYREKMWWWNNRGYTPAGVEAWNSMRAVDLLQSRPEVDPKRIGVTGRSGGGAYSWWLAAVDERIQAAVPVAGITNLHNHVVDGCVSGHCDCMYMVNTYRWDFPMVAALVAPRPLLISNTDRDPIFPLDGVVDLHAKVRKIYELYGAEKNLGLQITSGPHQDTQELRIHAFRWLNRHLRGDESLIEKVATKLFEPKQLKVFAELPEDERVTTIHETFVPKASIEDSPKTPDELVAATKDWKHQLRTKTFAGWPEEAASPELEVVSKVQREDAEVTFAEYASQSPYRLPLIVVRPTKTAGNQPLEPSSTGDSVDVIVLDQAGWERASSGLAVVAPERFVGIQPDAAAWKQLTTSGRPSVLVVPRGVGPTEWSRDERDRTHLRRRFMLLGQTAAGMQIYDVVRALEVLNQNQNQNQNQNQNQNQNQNQNQNQNQNQNQNQNQNQNQNQNQNLLAVAGPWNLSGSGDAAFFALHASLWSDSIAKLPLTDLPTSNRESPDLLNVSRIADLSQLLMMATGRVSEVSVGGSTEAEWRKQAESQPLLSGVIWGQP